One genomic region from Vespa crabro chromosome 16, iyVesCrab1.2, whole genome shotgun sequence encodes:
- the LOC124429771 gene encoding ubiquitin-conjugating enzyme E2 G1 isoform X1, with product MSEPQSALLLRKQLAELNKNPVEGFSAGLIDDNDIYRWEVLIIGPPDTLYEGGFFKAHLQFPKEYPLRPPRMKFITEIWHPNIEKNGDVCISILHEPGDDKWGYEKASERWLPVHTVETILISVISMLADPNDESPANVDAAKEWRESYTEFKRKVARCVRKSQEECL from the exons ATGTCAGAGCCACAGTCCGCGCTTCTACTACGAAAACAATTAGCAG AGTTAAATAAAAACCCAGTGGAAGGGTTTTCGGCAGGCCTCATTGACGACAATGATATTTATAGATGGGAAGTACTTATTATTGGACCTCCGGATACGTTATA cGAAGGTGGATTTTTCAAAGCACATTTACAATTTCCAAAAGAATATCCACTTAGGCCACcaagaatgaaatttataactGAAATTTGGCATCCAAACA tCGAGAAAAATggtgatgtatgtatatcgattTTACATGAGCCTGGAGACGATAAATGGGGCTATGAGAAAGCGTCGGAACGGTGGTTGCCAGTTCACACAGTCGAGACTATTCTCATAAGCGTTATTAGTATGCTCGCAGATCCAAATGACGAAAGTCCAGCTAACGTGGATGCTGCC aAAGAATGGCGGGAGAGTTATACAGAATTCAAAAGAAAGGTGGCAAGGTGCGTCAGAAAAAGCCAAGAGGAGTGTTTGTAG
- the LOC124429771 gene encoding ubiquitin-conjugating enzyme E2 G1 isoform X2, whose amino-acid sequence MKFITEIWHPNIEKNGDVCISILHEPGDDKWGYEKASERWLPVHTVETILISVISMLADPNDESPANVDAAKEWRESYTEFKRKVARCVRKSQEECL is encoded by the exons atgaaatttataactGAAATTTGGCATCCAAACA tCGAGAAAAATggtgatgtatgtatatcgattTTACATGAGCCTGGAGACGATAAATGGGGCTATGAGAAAGCGTCGGAACGGTGGTTGCCAGTTCACACAGTCGAGACTATTCTCATAAGCGTTATTAGTATGCTCGCAGATCCAAATGACGAAAGTCCAGCTAACGTGGATGCTGCC aAAGAATGGCGGGAGAGTTATACAGAATTCAAAAGAAAGGTGGCAAGGTGCGTCAGAAAAAGCCAAGAGGAGTGTTTGTAG